One window from the genome of Sulfurihydrogenibium sp. encodes:
- a CDS encoding IclR family transcriptional regulator translates to MQKKGAKKSIEKALDLLEALKEKDNLGVTELSNILGLNKNNVFRLLATLEVKGLIEQDPETGHYRLGVKTLLLEYSFIKNLTILNQAKQFVKQLRNKTNETVYLSLMHQNDIVYFYSKDSKSSVLVNSRIAKRYPAIETAPGRAILRAKKELGDIFEYDFEGLEPEVSEIATVIRDESDYPVAALSIVAPISRLNKSNYDGLFKHELLQTAKEITNLYKIDLP, encoded by the coding sequence ATGCAGAAAAAGGGTGCGAAGAAATCTATTGAAAAAGCTTTAGATTTATTAGAAGCTTTAAAGGAAAAAGACAATTTAGGCGTTACTGAACTTAGTAATATTCTTGGATTAAATAAAAATAACGTTTTTAGACTCCTTGCAACATTAGAAGTAAAAGGTTTGATAGAACAAGACCCAGAAACAGGACATTACAGACTTGGAGTAAAAACTTTACTTTTAGAATATTCATTTATAAAAAATTTAACAATTTTAAACCAAGCAAAACAGTTTGTTAAGCAATTAAGAAATAAAACAAATGAAACAGTTTACTTGTCATTGATGCATCAAAATGATATTGTCTATTTTTACTCTAAGGATAGTAAATCATCTGTTTTGGTCAATTCAAGAATTGCTAAAAGATATCCTGCTATTGAAACTGCACCGGGTAGAGCTATTTTAAGGGCAAAAAAAGAGCTTGGCGATATTTTCGAGTATGACTTTGAAGGTTTAGAGCCAGAAGTATCAGAGATAGCCACAGTAATAAGAGATGAAAGTGATTATCCGGTTGCTGCACTTTCTATAGTTGCACCGATTTCAAGGCTTAACAAATCAAATTATGACGGACTGTTTAAGCATGAATTACTACAAACAGCAAAAGAAATAACAAACTTGTATAAAATAGACTTGCCTTAA
- the lnt gene encoding apolipoprotein N-acyltransferase codes for MLYIVLSVISGLTLAISLPNYYIPFAFLVGYGLLFYLIEKNDTKRLILYSFIAGLVFSAISFYWIIYAIHYYGKINLYLSSGLFLLFIAAYSLYAFVLFSVLLKLFYKRYNYKGFFIAPFLIVLLEVVREYFPFTGFPWNLNGYMLSYINQIAQISSLFSIYGLSFLVLYFSVSFYMMFSNQHFRWIILNLLNIALFILIFLWGQSKIESYVDKGASYKVSILQGNIDETLKIERNTENDMIVLNKYISLFEKAKKDNPDLIILPESALPFFPFIDNDKKEYFFKEFEKIKIPFLSGFDNVILNKNLEIEKVYNSLFLVDENGKYVDYYSKIKIVPFAEYSPIRFKFLEEIFEYIKGIDFSPGEGQKLLTFQKNDKKPMKIVSLICFESIFPNYVSSFVNKGGNVIVNITNDGWFGKTSAPYQHFEMARIRAIENNVYLIRAANTGISAVINPVGKIKSKLNLNTEGVLTDYVYLTDGRSFFNQNRIFILIGYLVLFGLVLGLLEFYRVENKNVVIS; via the coding sequence ATGCTTTATATTGTTTTATCAGTTATTTCTGGTTTAACTTTAGCAATATCCTTGCCAAATTATTATATTCCGTTTGCTTTTTTGGTTGGCTATGGACTTTTGTTTTATTTGATAGAAAAAAATGATACTAAAAGATTAATTCTATACTCGTTTATCGCAGGACTTGTTTTTTCTGCAATTTCTTTTTACTGGATAATATACGCCATTCATTATTACGGTAAGATTAATTTATATCTTTCTTCCGGATTGTTCTTATTATTTATCGCTGCTTACAGTTTATATGCTTTTGTTCTTTTTTCTGTTTTGTTGAAACTGTTTTATAAAAGATACAATTACAAAGGTTTTTTTATAGCACCATTTCTAATAGTACTTTTAGAAGTAGTCCGGGAGTATTTCCCATTTACAGGCTTTCCTTGGAACTTAAACGGATACATGCTTTCATACATAAATCAAATTGCACAAATATCGTCACTTTTTAGCATCTATGGACTTTCATTTTTAGTATTGTATTTTTCTGTTTCTTTTTACATGATGTTTTCAAATCAACATTTTAGATGGATCATATTAAATTTGCTAAATATAGCATTATTCATTTTGATATTTCTTTGGGGACAAAGCAAGATTGAAAGCTATGTTGACAAAGGAGCGTCTTATAAAGTATCAATCTTGCAAGGTAATATAGACGAGACGCTAAAGATTGAGAGAAATACAGAAAATGACATGATCGTTTTGAATAAATACATATCTTTATTTGAAAAAGCAAAAAAAGATAATCCGGATTTAATCATTCTTCCAGAATCTGCGCTACCTTTCTTTCCTTTTATCGACAATGATAAAAAAGAGTACTTTTTTAAAGAATTTGAAAAAATTAAAATTCCATTTCTTTCCGGCTTTGATAACGTGATTCTTAACAAAAACTTAGAGATAGAAAAAGTTTACAATTCATTATTTTTAGTGGATGAAAACGGAAAGTATGTTGATTATTATTCAAAGATAAAGATAGTACCTTTTGCTGAATATTCACCAATCAGATTTAAATTTCTTGAAGAGATTTTTGAGTATATAAAAGGCATTGATTTTTCTCCTGGCGAGGGTCAAAAATTGCTTACTTTTCAAAAGAATGATAAAAAACCAATGAAGATAGTATCTCTCATTTGCTTTGAGTCTATTTTTCCTAATTATGTTTCAAGTTTTGTAAATAAAGGGGGTAATGTAATTGTAAATATTACAAATGATGGATGGTTTGGAAAGACTTCTGCTCCTTATCAGCATTTTGAGATGGCAAGGATTAGGGCTATTGAAAATAATGTTTATCTTATTAGGGCTGCTAACACCGGTATTAGTGCAGTAATAAATCCTGTTGGAAAGATAAAAAGTAAATTAAACCTAAACACTGAAGGTGTACTTACTGATTATGTTTATCTTACAGATGGTAGGTCTTTTTTCAATCAAAATAGAATTTTTATTTTAATTGGATATTTGGTTTTGTTTGGCTTAGTTTTAGGATTGTTAGAGTTTTATAGAGTGGAAAACAAAAACGTTGTCATTTCTTAA
- a CDS encoding Hsp20/alpha crystallin family protein produces the protein MDRRLIPAFAVSPLRELARLENEINRIFKELIPAEQTAEVVVWSPRVDVYEKDNNVVIEAEIPGAKKEDIEVKVKDNAVVIRGEVKKEEEKKDENYYRRERFYGKFERVIPLPADVKIEEAKAEYQDGVLKLTIPKSVQEKEVKIEIK, from the coding sequence ATGGACAGAAGATTAATCCCAGCATTTGCAGTTTCGCCATTAAGAGAATTAGCAAGATTGGAAAATGAGATCAACAGAATTTTTAAGGAATTGATTCCGGCTGAACAAACAGCAGAAGTGGTTGTTTGGTCTCCAAGAGTTGATGTGTATGAAAAAGATAACAATGTTGTAATTGAAGCAGAAATACCAGGTGCTAAAAAAGAAGATATTGAAGTAAAAGTAAAAGACAATGCAGTTGTAATTAGAGGAGAAGTTAAAAAAGAAGAAGAGAAAAAAGATGAAAATTATTACAGAAGAGAAAGATTTTATGGAAAATTTGAAAGAGTAATCCCGTTACCAGCAGACGTAAAAATTGAAGAAGCTAAAGCAGAATATCAAGATGGCGTTTTAAAATTAACAATACCAAAATCTGTTCAAGAAAAAGAAGTTAAAATAGAAATTAAGTAA
- a CDS encoding rhodanese-like domain-containing protein, translating to MLKIVYIILLAFSFSYAQSRLPLISPQDAYKLLNDKNTVFIDTEDNQTYMNEHIPGSVNIDVLAVQDIAIKNNEKQKCKYLPLCPKTAEKLFSENGISNNDKVIIYYSKNLPNKASYMWFLLYSMGHDENKLLILDGGLENWKKENLPISNQDDVIKKKAKYIVKPRYEVVASKEEVLQHVKNYTNGVDDNTILVDTRTFLEFTGRQEMNEIKRSGHIPGAKFVYWRWFEGKGSTYKPIEVLEKDIKKINLDLNKKIILYCTIGNRSSFVFIPLKYLGAKNLKIYTGSWYEWGNDESLPLETEKYRR from the coding sequence ATGTTAAAAATAGTATATATAATTTTGTTAGCTTTCAGCTTTTCTTATGCACAAAGCAGACTTCCTTTAATCTCTCCGCAAGATGCCTACAAACTACTAAATGATAAAAACACTGTGTTTATAGACACAGAAGACAATCAAACCTACATGAATGAACATATTCCTGGTTCAGTTAACATTGATGTTTTGGCAGTTCAAGATATAGCAATAAAAAATAATGAAAAGCAAAAGTGTAAATACTTACCACTTTGTCCAAAAACTGCTGAAAAGCTGTTTTCTGAAAATGGGATTAGCAACAATGATAAAGTTATAATCTACTATTCAAAAAATCTTCCAAATAAAGCATCTTATATGTGGTTTTTACTTTACAGCATGGGTCATGATGAAAACAAACTTTTAATTCTTGATGGTGGTCTTGAAAACTGGAAAAAAGAGAATCTGCCTATCTCAAATCAAGATGATGTAATCAAGAAAAAAGCTAAATACATTGTAAAGCCAAGGTATGAAGTTGTAGCTTCAAAAGAAGAAGTATTGCAGCATGTAAAAAACTATACAAACGGAGTTGATGACAACACAATCTTGGTAGATACAAGAACATTTTTAGAATTTACAGGAAGACAGGAAATGAATGAGATTAAAAGGTCTGGTCATATACCTGGGGCTAAGTTTGTCTATTGGAGATGGTTTGAGGGCAAAGGTTCAACCTACAAGCCTATAGAAGTTCTTGAAAAAGATATAAAAAAGATAAACTTAGATTTAAATAAAAAAATCATTCTTTACTGCACAATTGGCAATAGGTCTTCATTTGTCTTTATTCCACTTAAATACTTAGGAGCTAAAAATCTAAAAATCTATACAGGAAGCTGGTATGAATGGGGTAATGATGAAAGCTTACCATTAGAGACAGAAAAATACAGAAGATGA
- the ribD gene encoding bifunctional diaminohydroxyphosphoribosylaminopyrimidine deaminase/5-amino-6-(5-phosphoribosylamino)uracil reductase RibD, translating to MTNIKDLESYMKIALDLAKIRKGLTHPNPTVGAVIVKDGKIIGKGYHIKAGMPHAEREAIKDAKEKGYDLKGSTMFVTLEPCCHYGRTPPCTNAIIEEGISEVVIGALDQNPVVKGQGVNILKSYGIKVITGVLEKECEKINEDFFIYIKEKRPFVHLKVAQSFDGKIATKTGDSKWITSEKSRQFAHQLRKEASAILVGTNTALKDNPTLTVRHVETEKQPVRILIDKRLKVPPTYNIYNNEAKTIVITSKLASQENLKRLSEKENVEIVFLDLDENEKFKVDDILKTLYEREIVHLLVEGGREVITDFIKERKFDKISIFTAPLLIGDDGISWLDYLGIEKIQDSLKLKVEDFKVLDKDFYFECYPMLSNFY from the coding sequence ATGACTAACATCAAAGATTTAGAAAGCTACATGAAAATTGCTTTAGATTTGGCAAAAATTAGAAAAGGATTAACCCATCCTAACCCAACCGTTGGAGCTGTTATTGTAAAAGATGGAAAGATAATAGGTAAAGGTTATCATATCAAAGCAGGTATGCCCCATGCAGAAAGAGAAGCAATAAAAGACGCAAAAGAAAAAGGATATGATTTAAAAGGTTCTACTATGTTTGTAACCCTTGAACCATGCTGTCATTATGGAAGAACACCGCCCTGCACAAACGCAATCATTGAAGAAGGTATTTCAGAGGTTGTAATCGGAGCGTTAGACCAAAACCCGGTAGTAAAAGGTCAAGGTGTAAATATCCTAAAATCTTATGGCATTAAAGTAATTACAGGTGTTTTGGAAAAAGAATGTGAGAAGATAAATGAAGATTTTTTTATATACATAAAAGAAAAAAGACCATTCGTTCATCTAAAAGTAGCCCAAAGCTTTGATGGAAAAATAGCCACAAAAACAGGTGATTCTAAATGGATAACATCTGAAAAATCAAGACAATTTGCCCATCAATTAAGAAAAGAAGCATCGGCCATTCTCGTTGGCACAAATACAGCTTTAAAAGATAATCCAACCCTAACAGTTAGACACGTAGAAACAGAAAAACAACCAGTAAGAATTTTGATAGACAAAAGATTAAAAGTTCCACCAACTTATAACATCTATAACAATGAAGCCAAAACCATTGTGATAACTTCCAAATTAGCCAGTCAGGAAAATCTTAAAAGATTATCAGAAAAAGAAAATGTTGAAATTGTGTTTTTAGACTTAGATGAAAATGAAAAGTTTAAGGTTGATGATATTCTAAAAACACTGTACGAGAGAGAAATAGTTCATCTTTTGGTTGAAGGTGGTAGAGAAGTAATAACAGACTTTATAAAAGAAAGAAAGTTTGATAAAATCTCCATCTTTACAGCACCGTTATTGATAGGTGATGATGGAATCTCTTGGCTTGACTATCTTGGAATTGAAAAAATTCAAGATAGCTTAAAGCTCAAGGTTGAAGATTTTAAGGTTTTAGACAAAGATTTTTATTTTGAATGTTATCCTATGCTGTCTAATTTTTACTGA